One genomic region from Ptychodera flava strain L36383 chromosome 14, AS_Pfla_20210202, whole genome shotgun sequence encodes:
- the LOC139150600 gene encoding homeobox protein prophet of Pit-1-like has product MPLSRRRFCSKVSQPVEQKLAAKSNDEHSDKQWLHVTFGTFVKHQLRVEHRPAENRQTSFLSVSVTYCQRIPESQSRSPSTNDSKKNQLDLSIVQLSTVSVTIDLTSPYPRKDTMKMTDSHRYLETEAGQPSCFRGPAFTKDKVKVLLQVYDNYTKYPDPTQIKQTAELLGLTAKQVQCWFRNRRARERRQRRYMQYLELRDTLLQPYSPCVSSPQSINSDSTMSATPSESIQSSFEFPGMPCKFQSSPDSALSPSLPPSPPGHFYPVEPSYNLIWSPDAVDSSWQGHVPCVPLPFHCGVICGLPRYGNGYSAVPQFPTPPQSQRRLP; this is encoded by the exons ATGCCGTTGTCGCGGCGACGCTTTTGTTCAAAAGTCTCTCAACCAGTGGAACAAAAGTTGGCGGCAAAATCAAACGATGAACATTCTGATAAACAGTGGCTCCATGTTACCTTCGGCACATTCGTCAAGCATCAGTTGAGAGTTGAACATCGTCCTGCTGAGAATCGCCAAACATCTTTTCTTTCGGTCAGTGTCACTTATTGCCAGAGAATCCCCGAAAGCCAATCTAGAAGTCCTTCAACTAACGATAGTAAGAAGAATCAACTAGACTTATCCATAGTGCAGCTGTCAACAGTTTCAGTAACGATAGACCTCACGTCACCATATCCAAGGAAAG ATACAATGAAGATGACAGACAGCCATCGGTATTTGGAGACAGAAGCTGGGCAGCCATCTTGCTTTCGTGGTCCAGCATTTACGAAAGACAAAGTTAAGGTATTGTTGCAGGTTTATGACAACTACACCAAGTATCCCGACCCgacacaaatcaaacaaacggCTGAACTGCTCGGTCTGACCGCCAAACAAGTACAA tgttgGTTTAGAAATCGACGTGCAAGAGAGCGACGACAGAGGAGGTATATGCAGTATCTGGAGCTGAGAGATACCCTTTTACAGCCATATTCGCCGTGTGTCAGCAGCCCACAGTCCATCAACAGTGATTCAACAATGAGTGCAACTCCAAGTGAATCCATCCAGTCAAGTTTTGAATTTCCCGGCATGCCGTGTAAGTTCCAGTCGTCACCTGATTCAGCGTTGTCTCCGAGCTTACCTCCGTCTCCACCCGGTCACTTCTATCCCGTCGAACCCTCCTACAACTTGATCTGGTCTCCTGACGCTGTTGACTCCAGCTGGCAGGGACACGTTCCGTGTGTACCACTTCCATTCCATTGCGGTGTTATCTGTGGTCTACCGAGATATGGTAACGGCTATTCTGCTGTTCCGCAGTTTCCAACTCCACCGCAGTCTCAAAGACGTCTTCCGTAG
- the LOC139150649 gene encoding homeobox protein OTX1 A-like codes for MHWRSPSSDDNMRNQPELSTVHSSTVPVTVDLTSNSLKKGTRKMRDRHRYLKTEAGQPSCFRGPAFTKDKVTALLRVYSDYAKYPDPAQVKKTAELLGLTVKQVKCWFRNQRARERQQRKYMQYMELKDTLLQSFSPCVSSPESTDTHSTTSATQCDSNQTCFEFPGMLRAFQSSPNSALSPSLPPSPPGHFDPVEPSYNLTWSPDAVDSCWQRLVPCVPLPFHCGVICGLPRYGNGYSAVPQFPTPPQSHRYLP; via the exons ATGCATTGGAGAAGTCCTTCAAGTGACGACAACATGAGAAATCAACCAGAATTATCCACAGTGCACTCGTCAACAGTCCCTGTGACGGTAGATCTCACTTCCAATTCTCTAAAGAAAG GTACAAGGAAGATGAGAGACAGGCATCGGTATTTGAAGACAGAAGCTGGGCAGCCATCCTGTTTTCGTGGTCCAGCGTTTACGAAAGACAAAGTGACTGCATTGTTGAGGGTTTACAGCGATTACGCCAAGTATCCCGACCCGGCGCAAGTTAAGAAAACAGCTGAATTGCTCGGTCTGACCGTTAAACAAGTAAAA TGTTGGTTTCGGAATCAACGCGCACGGGAGCGGCAACAAAGGAAGTATATGCAGTATATGGAGCTGAAAGATACCCTTTTACAGTCCTTTTCGCCGTGTGTCAGCAGCCCAGAGTCCACCGACACCCATTCAACGACAAGTGCCACTCAGTGTGATTCCAACCAGACCTGCTTTGAATTTCCCGGCATGCTCCGCGCGTTCCAGTCATCACCCAATTCAGCACTGTCTCCGAGCTTACCTCCGTCTCCGCCCGGTCACTTCGATCCCGTCGAACCCTCCTACAACTTGACCTGGTCACCTGACGCTGTTGACTCCTGCTGGCAGAGACTCGTTCCGTGTGTACCACTTCCATTCCATTGCGGTGTTATCTGTGGTTTACCGAGATACGGTAACGGCTATTCAGCTGTTCCGCAATTTCCAACTCCACCCCAGTCTCACAGATATCTTCCTTAG